In the Dictyostelium discoideum AX4 chromosome 6 chromosome, whole genome shotgun sequence genome, ATTACATCATCAACTGAAGCAGCGGCAATTGAACTAATACCGACTCTTGTACCCATTAAATTACGTTCATTTAAAATACGAGCCAACACTGGAAAAGCGGTAATGGAAATGGCAACACCAACGAAAACACAAAATAACCCGAAATTTGGTACAGTAACTGTGTCCTCATGGAATGGCATAAATTGATATAATGTAGCGGCAAGACCAATACCCATTGCAAATGGAAGAATAATCGATGACAAAGAAATGATCATTGAGGCTTTAAGATTCTTTTTAAGAATGGATGCATCAACTTCTAAACCAATCATAAAcataaagaaaattaaaccaATATTGGCAATAACATTCAATGTTGTGATTGATGAACCTGATGGGAAAACATTTACTGAAAAAGCAGTTGCTTTACTTAATACTGAAGGACCTAATAAAATACCAGTAATAACTTCAGAAATTACTGGTGGTTCTGTTTATAggagagagaaaaaaaaaaaaaaaaaaaaaaaaaaaaaaaaaaaaaaaaaaaaattttgtggAACAGGGGgataagaataaaaaaaaaaaaataataataaacagttaataaattttattatttaaaaaaaaaaaaaaaaaaattaacttacgttttacaaaatttaaaagatagcCTAATGCTCttgaaataataacaattaaaagtacttgtacaataaataaacacACTGGATCTGTTAATGGATTTAAACCAGTTGCAATTGAAACACCTTCAGCcatgattatttatttaatttttttttttttttttttttttttaactctttttctttattttattttattttttttttttttaatcggATTTGTGATTTacaaatttagttttttttttttattttgttttattatatttatttaaaaaaaaaaaaaagtagaaataatatatatatatgtgtgtatttattaaacaaatagtgatttattgttttaaataattataaataaataaataaataaataaataatttgaatacTTCTTGTGGTGAATAATACACTTTAAAAAGGGGAAtacactaaaaaaaaaaaaaaaaaaatttggtgcGGCGGGTgaaaatttatattcaaaaattatttttaaaaaaaaaaaaataaaaaaataaaataaaaaaataaaaattaaataaaatttttttttagaacaCCCAACATGTGATAGGGGAGCCTTACACGTTAACCCctaacatttttttaaaaaaagattttccaaccgacaattttttttttttgtacacCCCTGgtttaaaaacaaaagttATCGAcggaataattttttttttgaaaaaaaaaaaaaaaaaaaaaaaaaaaaaaaaaaaaaaaaaaaaaaaaaaaataatgaacaaACTCATcgcaaataaaattattttatatttatatatatatatatttatattcaattttaataatacaccCCCCCCCCCTAAAAACcacaaaaaaatattaatattaaaattaccgggccatttgttatttttaatttttttttatatgactattaatagttttattttattttttttattttttttattttttttttttttttgggaacatctatttttaaaaatgtccAAGTGagaaaaatgataaatacctattattttttttaattcacaaaagaaaataataataataataataaataaaaaaaaaatagattatctcaaaaaataatttaattaatttaattaatacaaaatgaattcatataaaattttttatttatttttatttcttttttttttttttctaaaaaaaataaaacaaatacgCTCATAAAGCTATCACCCCACCAGagtgtttaattttttcaccAGTCGCACTTAGTGTCTGGTGGGAAAGGTGTGAAAAACTGAAAGTTTGAAAGTTTTTTGGGGGCGagaaagaaatcaaaaaaaaaaaaatcaaaaaaaaaaaaaatctaatcaAAAATACTAAAGTGCACCAAAAATCCAATCAAAAACGAAAAGTTACACTAAAAAACACCAATAATCCAATAAAATTAAGTTCTAgaataaaagaatttatttttaatttttatttttatttttcctaaattttatttttaacttacACACATTATTTTTTCCCACCCTTttctataattaaattattaataaatctatgaaaactaaataaaataaggTTTGTGATCTTACTATTtctattcattttatttactttCGAATTTTCATAGTTTGAgttaaataaactattttaccactatttaataattgttgatttcttttttttttttttttttttaactcatgggtaactttaaaaaataattatcggGATTGTGTTAGGAAGGattattgaattttattttttttatttttttttttatttttttatttttttttttcttcacaaattttaaaataaggTCAAATTTTTTCATGCTCAGTATCATGTAAATTATCATTGTGTAGGATTAATTAAACCAGATTAGAAACTTCAATTCaatatgtttaaaaaaaaaaaaaaaaatataaaataaaataaaataaaatcaaaccaaataaattaaatcaaaaatagtgtcttgtggaaaaaaaaataaaaaaaaaaataaaaaaaaaaataaaaaatttattaaattaatcaGAAATTTCAGTTTGACATGGGGTTGAAATTGAATActatgaattaaataattaattgctATTTTAGGTATCGTTTTAAAACTCATTCGTTTTAtataatttccaaaaaaaggtatgaaaaaaaaaataaaaaataaaaataaaaaataaaaaaaaaatttttaaaaaaaaaataaaataaaaaatgaattgccatataaaattaaacaaatgcATAAACATCCAAagccaataaaaaaaaaaaaaaaaaatgaaaaattccatttttataattcattattattatttttaattgttttgttAAAGtaagacaaaaaaaaaaaacaaaactaaataaaataaattatatgaaaaaaaattttctgtagccattttttttgggttttaaaatttttctaaataaaaaaaaaaaaaaaaaaaaaaaaaaaaatcatttttttttaattttttttttttaaatttttttttttttttttttattgaacaAATTGATCAATagattttttgtattttatattttttttttttcatatattttctttattaaattttatttatttgtataattattaataaccaAATCATAAAATGGTTTATCACTCACAATTCAACGACGAAAGTGCTGGTTTCAGATTAGTTGGTAATGTTCCAATTTTACCACTCAAAACTACACACAAAGGTCCAGCACCAAAAGGAGGTATgttcattttaatttaattaaatataataaaaaaaaaaaaaaataaaaaaaacaataaagaaaagaaaaaaacgaaaataaaaattaaactacAATAtccaaaaattatatattaactcttttttttttttttatttttttaatttaattattgtcttttgatattttttttttttttttaatttttttaataatcaaaaactttcaaataatgaaaataaaattataattgaaataatcaaatttatttatagatgCCAACTCAGTTGATATTATCGATGAAGCACTCGATCTATTCAAAGCTAACATTTTATTCAGAAATTTTGAAGTTCAAGGTAATGGTGATcgtgttttaatttatcttaCTCTTTACATTACCAAATGTCTTTTAAAGATTGCACCAATGAACAAAGCTGATGCTGAAAAagcattatttttaattgctcAAGAACAATTCTCAATTCCAGGTGAATCTGCTTTCCCATTAGGTGGTTTAGTAACTGTACCAAATACTCGTGATGGTAAGTTTAATcaaatattcattattaatacaaGCAATAAGTGGTGTAATATGGAAGAGTATTTGTGCCATTGGATGTTTAGGAATAAGTTATATATtaaggataaaaaaaaaaaaaaaaaaaaaaaaaaaaaaaaaaaaaaaaaaaaaaaaaaaaaaaaatagcaaTCACATGCAACATATTGGGATCCAGcagtttattaaaaataaaaaaaaaaaaaaaaaaaaaaaaaaagaaaagaaaaagagaggATAGTGATAACAAGTACTTAATTATAACGCATTCACACCACTCTTACTTTAGATTTTTTACAACTTTGATATTTTTCATTCACTAACctttttatcatcatcattattaatattattttagcTGCTGATACATTACGTCAATACTTCACCCAATTAAGATTGGAGCTCGGTGTTCGTCTCTGCCAACGTGTATATGCTGTTGACCCATCAAAAGCCAACAAATGGTGGATTTGCTTCTCAAAGAGAAAATTCTTAAACAAAGCcttataaaaaatcaaacacCATTAGTAAGATAGACTGAAATTAGTGATCGATCAtcactatttttttaaaaaaaaaacaaaaaaaaaaaaaaaaaaaaaccaaacaaaACCCAAAATAAACTtgcaacaataataaaacaactatttaattaatcattAACCTTTGTACTTGTtcataaaaaagaaaataaaataaaaaaaaaacaaaactgttttaaaacatattgtttgataaaattttatttttttgagaatCAACTGGCCATTAAAAATATccattcaaataaaaaaaaaaaaactgataataaaaaaattcaaacagTTTGAATGGATTTTTTTGatggcttttttttttttttgaattggataacgcaattattatttgcttctccttgagatgctagatctcattttatttttttttttttttttacagggtctttttgattaaaacatcttttttgtccaaacttttttctaaatctttttttattttatcgtctggttcgtgattgatgtttatgacgtatttgaattgttttttttttaattgagttttatccacaatttcgcttattttttgtaggcatttgtgttgcttaatatttgtggtgttgtttgtgattttcattttattttctttctatcttttttatttttctgattaacttgggttttttttttttttttttttttttttttttttttttttttttttttttttttatttatagaaagTACTGAGtgaattattgtattttttgagaTGTTTAGGAAGTTCTATTGCgggtgttgatgatgatttgtgACACCCCTTGTCctgttttatcaattggtgcGTGGTgtgttattttgtttttatattgttgatttattgagtaaattttatttgtttttatatttgtttcagTTAGAAGTGCTGCGTCcagcttgttgttgtctaAAACGGTGTTTATTATGCTGGCAGATTGGATGGTGTTGGATCCTTGGACGTTCCAAACACCTATTCTTATTGTGTTTttctttatagttttatttgggGTAGATTTTTATCTACCTTTTGAAGTTTCTGGTTTATTTTGTCTTCTAACTGATCTTTACTTTGTTCGTTGTGTTGTTGGTCTTGTGTGTTTGTGgggttttttgatttattgatttgttttagaatttccttgttgaagttgtctatatcttcatccatttttgtttttatgctTTTTTGTCCATATTCACCCAATTTTGGTTTGACTGGTGTTTTGTTGGTCTTGTTTGTTTTGTcttgttgtttcttttttggtgTGTTTAACAATTTACTTGGTGAATCGATAATTTTCGATGGTGTACCATAGGTTGGGCTGAAACTCATGATATGTTTTATTGGAGAGGAGAAGAACCATTGATTTGAAGGGATTGAAAGTGGGAATTCTATTTTTCTTATTGCATCAGTGTTTGGGCTGGTGAAGTCGAAGATATCATTTGCCTCTCTAAGTTTTTCTTCCGTTGTTAGTCCCTTTGTTTCGCCGTGTTGTTTTATTGGTGTATTGTATGGAGATGGTGGTTCGATAGGTTTTtctgattttgttttaatttcttgattGTTTATCGATTGTGTATTGATCTCATTCTCTATTCTTGTTAGTTCATCTACGTTTTCTAGTGATGCTTCTATTACCTTTTGAGCTGTATCATCTAGGGCCataaatgttttatcatTAGATGAGGATGTGATTGGTGGGATAATGATTGTTCTTTTTCCTTGTTTTGGTATTTGTTCTGATGTagattgtggttgttgttcatctgattgttttttatttttgttttcttcttGATTTTCTGGTAATGAGGTTTGATCTCTCCATCCTTTGTTGGAGTGTCCAATTAATGTTAGATTGTCTAGTTCAATGATAGTGTCAAATTCTTCTACGACTCTTTTCACTGTTTTGATAATTAGAGTTTCGCCTTTAATTTCTGATTTAATTAGTTTACATCCTTCATTTTCTATTACCCATTCTATTTCTGTGAGTGATTTATACCAATCAAAATCTGTATACATATTTTTTGGTCTTATAGTGGTTATAAATTGTCCTTTTAATTCTGCATCAAacatatttacaaaatagaTTACTGTACTAATACTGTCTGTGAGAATTTtgaatgtattattacttttgattaaaacatcttttttgtccaaacttttttctaaatctttttttattttatcgtctggttcgtgattgatgtttatgacgtatttgaattgttttttttttaattgagttttatccacaatttcgcttattttttgtaggcatttgtgttgcttaatatttgtggtgttgtttgtgattttcattttattttctttctatcttttttatttttctttaaaaagttaaaaatctgGAAATTTTCTAATTAACTTGGGTCCccgggtttttttttttttttttttttttttttttttttttttttttttttttttaagtcttttttatatgaaaaatgaaataatcaaaaaaagagattgttgttgttgtttgtttttttcgatctgattattttttgctttttttttgaaaattttgctacgcaaaattctcaaaacgaaacaaataataaattacaataaagtaaaaagatggctttttaaaatagtttatttatttatttatttgttttttaagtcttttttatatgaaaaatgaaataatcaaaaaaagagattgttgttgttgtttgtttttttcgatctgattattttttgctttttttttgaaaattttgctacgcaaaattctcaaaacgaaacaaataataaattacaataaagtaaaaagatggctttttaaaatagtttatttatttatttatttgttttttaagtcttttttatatgaaaaatgaaataatcaaaaaaagagattgttgttgttgtttgtttttttcgatctcattttttttttttttttttgatggcCAGTTacttctaaaaaaaaataattttatccaATTCCTCATTGGTGTAGTCGGTAACACTCTAGTCTTTCACACTGGTACCTCGGGTTCGATTCCCGAATGGGGAGCTTTTACAACGATTCCCCAAAGATCAATGGATCGATTCCCATGGGctctttaattgaataagAGATACCGAATTAGTAtactatattttttaaaaagtgtaAAAATCAGCCACACAAGATTACacatataaaatcaaaaatttaaaaaatctttggTGAAAGACCCTCAGTTTATTCACAATATAAATGActagataataaaaatagtaattgtATTACTACAATAATTCAACAGATCAGAGCACCAACCAATGAAACCACACGAAATCCACCAAGGTCCAAACGATTTCcctaataatataaataaattaagaaaattaaCTCTCAAATAAGCTTATTGTATTCCAGAATCATTCCTAACAATTATCTTTCCACCAATTCATTTAGCTGATTCCAattctattattttgtttctttaaatacaagcatattttaaaatggatatctttaaaaaaaaatataattataactataattaaaattgtttatttgatattttaaattttaaaaaaataatttccttTAACGGATAAACACTGATTAATATTACTTTAAATTTGTTTCTATTCAATTCCAACAAtccatttttcaattttttctaTCCAACTAAGTTTTCATTCCTAACAAAGATAATTCACaactggaaaaaaaaaagttggatGCCATAACCTATAACTTATAGGTTAAAAATTCTGTCAGACtaatatcaaaaataaaataatacaaattaaCCTATGGTCCAAGAAAAtctgaaataaaaaatccaagaataaaaaaaaaaaaaaaaacaaataatatgtatcatacaaataaaataaaactaatccAACAAACTTGAAATTTAaacattataaaaaaaaaaaaaaattcaataattaaattaataattattggtattttattatttttattatttttatttttattgttttctAAATAAAgttcttttttgatttctaaattcaaattcatctCTACCAACTAAAATATCGACAGcctttaaaattgtaaaatgaTCTAAACCAGAACGAGATAATTGAAAACGAACATCTTTAATTCTAATACTTGAACCAATGGGTACTCTATCTTTAAGGTATTTTTCAGCGGTTCTAATATTTTCTAAACGTTCAGGTGTTAAAGTTTCATTTACAGTATTATTGGTAGTGATTGCATCAAATGTTGAGATATCGAATAAACGAATTGCCTCTTTTGCATGTTCATTCGTAGCAATTGGAGATAAGGACATTTTTGCCAATGATTCAGAGATACGAATGATAGCTTCTAATTGACGAACAGTGATTGGAATTgcattttttcttttctttctttcagTTTCAACTGAGTTTTttgaaccaccaccaccataactaccattattaatcatttcttgttcttttgattttgcaCGTACTGAAAcgtaatgattttttaaagttgtaACGGCATCTTCAGATAAACGAGGACTAATTCTTGAACGAGCATATGcaatatattttttcaaGTATTGAATTGTAACTTCATTCTCACCGATGTGACTATCATCAACGACAGTATTTGAAAGGTCATAAGTATTATTACCaacactaccactaccaccactacgaCTTGATTTCTCGTGAATATTAATGACATGTTTTGAGATGATGAAATCACGTTTCTCATTCTTTGGATCTTTtacaatgaaaattaaatcaaaacgTGAAAGAATAGTAGATTGAAAGTTAATATTGTCATCTGCAGCATCATTATAACGACCATAGACGGGATTTGCAGCGGCCAATACTGAGGTTCTACTATTTAAAATGGTGGTAATACCTGCTTTTGCAATTGATATGGTTTGTTGTTCCATAGCTTCATGAATTGCAACACGATCATCAACAttcattttatcaaattcatcaatacATACTACGCCACCATCAGCAACCACCATTGCACCACCCTCCAAATAGTACTCACCAGTGGAGGGTTCACGAATTACCGATGCTGTTAAACCCGCAGCACTACTACCTTTACCACTTGTATAGACTGAAATGGGTGCAACCTTCTCTACGAATTTCAATAGTTGTGATTTAGCAGTACCAGGATCACCCAATAACAAGAGATTAATATCACCTCTTAATCTCATTTTATCGGGTAGTTTCTTTGAACTTCCACCAAATAGTTGACAACTAATTGCACGTTTAATATCTTCATGACCATAGATTGAAGGTGCAATTGAACTTGCTATAATATTTCTTAGATCTTGTCTTCTTGAGAATACCTTGAAAGATTGTTCCTCAGAAGGTGTGAAATGCATTGAATCACGACCTGCATTATCAGAGGTAATACCCAACACTCTTAGATAATTGGTACGAATTGTACCACCTGCAATCTCTCTTCTTTTACCTCCACCCTCAAATATACCTAAAACACCCAACACCTTTATACGTGTACCTGGTGTAATTTTATCTGCTAAACTTTTATCCaatgataatataatatgACGTGGCATTTCACCGGTTGGAATTGTTTCAGGTGATTCTTGAAGTTTTAAAATCTGTTGATTTACAAATGTAGATTGATCCGATAATACCACATATGGATTGTTTGGACATGGTTTACCTGCATCATTTGATCCTCTCTCACATTGTTGTGGAAGTACAGATGATACAATGCCCGGTCTAATATGTAAGGTTTGGGTATGTTGacaatttttacattttacTACCATCGTCGATGGTTTTGGTTGAGTTCTACTCGCTGAAATAACTATACCTTGAACTTTTACCAATTTACTAATTAATCCTGCCCTTAAATATCTAATTGGTTCAGGATTAGCTGAACtcttaaataatatttgaatatcTTCATCAACTTGTTCTTTATTATAATtcatttctttaataatatctttaattgcatcttcaaacttttttttttaattaataatataaaaaaaaaaaaaaaaaaaattagtaaaataaaacttaaaCATATAATTAAGgagtaattattattatttatttattattattatttatttattattattatttattattattactattattattattatttttattgaataTACTTTACTGATGGCATTAATTCATTTGGTGAAGAAATAAAACGACCTGATAATTCTTGATTAAAATCTGTTAAATGATCAATACTAACTTCAATATAATGCCATCCTAAATTATAATGTTGTCTTAATTGttctttatatataaatacatTATCTTGATCCTTCCATTCAtttataaatcttttaaataaatctcgAACGCTTGTATCTTCAACGAatccattgttttttttaaatccacCTTTacctccaccaccactaaCTGTTACATTTCCTTCATCAAATCCTGACATTcctctatatatatatattttatttattttttatttaaaaaaaaaaaaaaataataaaaaaaataaaaataaaaaaaaaagagagataTTATTTGCgccttttctttttatttaaaaaaaaaaaaaaattaaaaaaa is a window encoding:
- the arcC gene encoding actin related protein 2/3 complex, 21 kDa subunit, producing MVYHSQFNDESAGFRLVGNVPILPLKTTHKGPAPKGDANSVDIIDEALDLFKANILFRNFEVQGNGDRVLIYLTLYITKCLLKIAPMNKADAEKALFLIAQEQFSIPGESAFPLGGLVTVPNTRDAADTLRQYFTQLRLELGVRLCQRVYAVDPSKANKWWICFSKRKFLNKAL
- the mcm5 gene encoding MCM family protein yields the protein MSGFDEGNVTVSGGGGKGGFKKNNGFVEDTSVRDLFKRFINEWKDQDNVFIYKEQLRQHYNLGWHYIEVSIDHLTDFNQELSGRFISSPNELMPSFEDAIKDIIKEMNYNKEQVDEDIQILFKSSANPEPIRYLRAGLISKLVKVQGIVISASRTQPKPSTMVVKCKNCQHTQTLHIRPGIVSSVLPQQCERGSNDAGKPCPNNPYVVLSDQSTFVNQQILKLQESPETIPTGEMPRHIILSLDKSLADKITPGTRIKVLGVLGIFEGGGKRREIAGGTIRTNYLRVLGITSDNAGRDSMHFTPSEEQSFKVFSRRQDLRNIIASSIAPSIYGHEDIKRAISCQLFGGSSKKLPDKMRLRGDINLLLLGDPGTAKSQLLKFVEKVAPISVYTSGKGSSAAGLTASVIREPSTGEYYLEGGAMVVADGGVVCIDEFDKMNVDDRVAIHEAMEQQTISIAKAGITTILNSRTSVLAAANPVYGRYNDAADDNINFQSTILSRFDLIFIVKDPKNEKRDFIISKHVINIHEKSSRSGGSGSVGNNTYDLSNTVVDDSHIGENEVTIQYLKKYIAYARSRISPRLSEDAVTTLKNHYVSVRAKSKEQEMINNGSYGGGGSKNSVETERKKRKNAIPITVRQLEAIIRISESLAKMSLSPIATNEHAKEAIRLFDISTFDAITTNNTVNETLTPERLENIRTAEKYLKDRVPIGSSIRIKDVRFQLSRSGLDHFTILKAVDILVGRDEFEFRNQKRTLFRKQ